A single window of Archangium gephyra DNA harbors:
- a CDS encoding efflux RND transporter permease subunit, which yields MFSDFFIRRPIFASVISILITLVGAISIPSLPIEQYPELAAPQVTVTSTYIGASAEVVESAVTTVLERQLNGLEGMRYISSNSSNNGTSTITVTFEPDRDLDVAAVDVQNRVATASARLPAEVNALGITINKTQSQLLMSFGLYDEAGRYDTGFLSNYADVYIRDALLRVKGVGDVRIFGERRFAMRLWLDPTKLASRGLTAQDVVGALREQNVQVAAGQVGQPPSPQGQTYQINVQVLGQLSTPEQFGDIVLQRGEDGTLVQMKDVGRVELGAENYNQLLRFNGRDAVGLGIFQLPGSNALEVREGVVAELERLKGNFPPGMVYERAFDTTAAVQASIEEVLVTLVEAIALVILVIFIFLHGWRSILVVATTLPVSLVGTFAFVSAFGFSLNTLTLFGLTLATGLVVDDAIVVIENVERVMVEENVDAREASHRSMKQVGGAVIATALVLSAVFVPVSFFPGTTGTIYRQFALTLAFSISLSALVALTLSPALCARLLRAHEGQKWRFFRWVDQTMDAFRRGYARFLGKLLLPGPRWVVLGAFVVLLGLTALLYRVTPTGFIPEEDQGYIIVAIQGPEGTSLDYTRQVLLQTEEVLRRQKEVADIFTVGGFSLLGTGPNYGVLFINLHPWEEREEKEQSVAGLVNRLRGPLAGIPGARVLVFQPPTIRGVGSVGGFEFVLEDQQGNHTLDELAAATQQLSGRANQSPDLRSVFSSYTASTPLLNVSVDREKAKSLGVSLDALYSTLQVYMGSSYVNDFTFANRVYRVYVQAAMPFRNEPKDISAFYVRSTQGQMVPLESLVKVEPVTTAQNITHYNLFRSATINGQGAPGVSTGQALDAMEAVARQGLPAGFTFEWTGLSLEQKQSAGKVLLIFALGVVFVFLVLSAQYESFALPFVIMLAVPVAILGALGFQLLRGLANDVFCQVGLLMLVGLSSKNAVLIVEFAEQLRHQGKSAVEAAIQAADTRLRPIIMTSFAFLLGVVPLVLATGAGAASRKSLGTAVFGGMLLSTFVNLIFIPVLYTLVETARTKLLKRHEHGTPPPTSGDGGQTPRPA from the coding sequence ATGTTCTCCGACTTCTTCATCCGCCGGCCCATCTTCGCCAGCGTCATCTCCATCCTCATCACGCTGGTGGGCGCCATCTCCATCCCCAGCCTGCCCATCGAGCAGTACCCGGAGCTCGCGGCACCGCAGGTGACCGTGACGTCCACGTACATCGGTGCCTCCGCCGAGGTGGTGGAGAGCGCCGTGACGACGGTGCTGGAGCGCCAGCTCAACGGCCTGGAGGGCATGCGCTACATCTCCTCCAACAGCAGCAACAACGGCACCAGCACCATCACCGTCACCTTCGAGCCGGACCGTGACCTGGACGTCGCGGCGGTGGACGTGCAGAACCGGGTGGCCACCGCCTCGGCGCGGCTGCCCGCCGAGGTGAACGCGCTGGGCATCACCATCAACAAGACGCAATCGCAGCTGCTCATGTCCTTCGGCCTGTATGACGAGGCGGGGCGCTACGACACGGGCTTCCTCAGCAACTACGCGGACGTCTACATCCGCGACGCGCTGCTGCGGGTGAAGGGCGTGGGCGACGTACGCATCTTCGGCGAGCGCCGCTTCGCCATGCGGTTGTGGTTGGACCCCACGAAGCTGGCGAGCCGGGGCCTCACCGCGCAGGACGTGGTGGGCGCGCTGCGCGAGCAGAACGTGCAGGTGGCCGCGGGACAGGTGGGCCAGCCTCCTTCTCCGCAGGGGCAGACGTATCAGATCAACGTGCAGGTGCTCGGCCAGCTGTCCACGCCGGAGCAGTTCGGCGACATCGTCCTGCAGCGTGGCGAGGACGGCACGCTGGTGCAGATGAAGGACGTGGGCCGGGTGGAGCTGGGAGCGGAGAACTACAACCAGCTCTTGCGCTTCAACGGCCGGGACGCGGTGGGCCTGGGCATCTTCCAGCTCCCCGGCTCCAACGCGCTGGAGGTGCGCGAGGGCGTGGTGGCCGAGCTGGAGCGGCTCAAGGGCAACTTCCCGCCGGGCATGGTCTACGAGCGGGCCTTCGACACCACGGCGGCGGTGCAGGCCTCCATCGAGGAGGTGCTGGTCACGCTGGTGGAGGCCATCGCGCTCGTCATCCTCGTCATCTTCATCTTCCTGCACGGCTGGCGCAGCATCCTCGTGGTGGCCACGACGCTGCCGGTGTCGCTGGTGGGCACCTTCGCCTTCGTGAGCGCGTTCGGCTTCTCGCTCAACACGCTGACGCTCTTCGGCCTGACACTGGCCACGGGCCTGGTGGTGGATGACGCCATCGTGGTCATCGAGAACGTCGAGCGCGTCATGGTGGAGGAGAACGTGGACGCGCGCGAGGCGTCGCACCGGAGCATGAAGCAGGTGGGCGGCGCGGTGATCGCCACGGCGCTGGTGCTCTCGGCGGTGTTCGTCCCGGTGTCCTTCTTCCCGGGCACCACGGGCACCATCTACCGGCAGTTCGCGCTCACGCTGGCCTTCTCCATCAGCCTGTCGGCCCTGGTGGCCCTCACGCTGTCCCCCGCGCTGTGCGCCCGGCTGCTGCGCGCGCACGAGGGACAGAAGTGGCGCTTCTTCCGCTGGGTGGACCAGACGATGGATGCCTTCCGGCGAGGCTACGCGCGCTTCCTGGGCAAGCTGCTGCTGCCCGGCCCGCGCTGGGTGGTGCTGGGCGCCTTCGTGGTGCTCCTGGGCCTCACGGCGCTGCTCTACCGCGTCACCCCCACCGGCTTCATTCCCGAGGAGGACCAGGGCTACATCATCGTCGCCATCCAGGGCCCCGAGGGCACGTCGCTGGACTACACACGGCAGGTGCTGCTGCAGACGGAAGAGGTGCTGCGCCGGCAGAAGGAGGTGGCGGACATCTTCACCGTGGGCGGCTTCTCGCTGCTGGGCACCGGCCCCAACTACGGCGTCCTCTTCATCAACCTCCACCCGTGGGAGGAGCGCGAGGAGAAGGAGCAGAGCGTGGCCGGGCTGGTCAACCGGCTGCGCGGGCCGCTGGCTGGCATTCCCGGAGCGCGGGTGCTGGTCTTCCAGCCACCCACCATCCGCGGCGTGGGCAGCGTGGGTGGCTTCGAGTTCGTCCTGGAGGATCAGCAGGGCAACCACACGCTGGACGAGCTGGCGGCGGCCACCCAGCAGCTCTCGGGACGGGCCAACCAGTCACCGGACCTGCGCAGCGTCTTCTCGTCCTACACGGCGAGCACCCCGCTGCTCAACGTGTCGGTGGACCGGGAGAAGGCCAAGTCGCTCGGCGTGTCGCTGGACGCGCTCTACTCCACGCTGCAGGTCTACATGGGCAGCAGCTACGTGAATGACTTCACCTTCGCCAACCGCGTCTACCGCGTCTACGTGCAGGCGGCCATGCCCTTCCGCAACGAGCCCAAGGACATCTCCGCCTTCTACGTGCGCTCGACGCAGGGACAGATGGTGCCGCTGGAGAGCCTGGTGAAGGTGGAGCCCGTCACCACCGCGCAGAACATCACCCACTACAACCTGTTCCGCTCGGCCACCATCAACGGCCAGGGCGCCCCCGGCGTCAGCACCGGTCAGGCGCTGGACGCCATGGAGGCCGTGGCCCGCCAGGGTCTCCCGGCCGGCTTCACCTTCGAGTGGACGGGTTTGTCGCTCGAGCAGAAGCAGTCCGCGGGCAAGGTGCTGCTCATCTTCGCCCTGGGCGTCGTCTTCGTCTTCCTGGTGCTGTCGGCGCAGTACGAGAGCTTCGCCCTGCCCTTCGTCATCATGCTGGCGGTGCCGGTGGCCATCCTCGGCGCGCTCGGCTTCCAGCTGCTGCGAGGGCTCGCCAACGACGTCTTCTGCCAGGTCGGTCTGCTGATGCTGGTGGGCCTGTCCAGCAAGAACGCGGTGCTCATCGTGGAGTTCGCCGAGCAGCTGCGCCATCAGGGCAAGAGCGCGGTGGAGGCGGCCATCCAGGCGGCGGACACGCGGCTGCGGCCCATCATCATGACGTCCTTCGCCTTCCTGTTGGGCGTGGTGCCGCTGGTGCTGGCCACGGGCGCGGGCGCCGCCTCGCGCAAGTCGCTGGGCACGGCGGTGTTCGGCGGCATGCTGCTGTCCACCTTCGTCAACCTCATCTTCATCCCCGTGCTGTACACGCTGGTGGAGACGGCCCGGACGAAGCTGCTCAAGCGCCATGAGCACGGCACCCCGCCTCCAACATCGGGCGATGGCGGACAGACGCCGCGTCCGGCCTGA
- a CDS encoding efflux RND transporter periplasmic adaptor subunit produces MRLVRRGVWGVWLAALALAGCQRSQGQGAPQGGPGGPGGGAQALPVEVLELRPGPVRDMGEYLGTLISRRSITVYPQVAGYVQRIAVKPGQEVKQGQVLLEVDPKRERAGVQSAQAQRSSALAQREFARSSRQRAEQLLREGLMSRQDYEQAVAQAAAAEASARSAEAQLQAQQVELGYYRVEAPFAGVVGDIPVKMGDYVTSQTALTNVDQSRALEISVAVPPERASEVETGSTRVEVLDSEGQPVVSAPVFFVAPTPDPRTQLVELKAAFDNTQGLRAGQVVHTQVVYATREALRLPTFAVTQQSSQFFAMVAVQGDGGPMVAQRRPVKLGGIQGNYYELLEGLEPGAQVIVGSLQQLRDGQPIQPKPAKQLPGEGPGVGGGADAGTGGSGDAGTAPSPDGGK; encoded by the coding sequence ATGCGACTGGTGAGGCGGGGAGTGTGGGGAGTGTGGCTGGCGGCCCTGGCCCTTGCGGGGTGTCAGCGCTCACAAGGACAGGGAGCGCCCCAGGGTGGACCCGGCGGCCCGGGAGGTGGAGCACAGGCGCTGCCGGTGGAGGTGTTGGAGCTGCGTCCGGGCCCGGTGCGCGACATGGGCGAGTACCTGGGGACGCTCATCTCCCGCCGCAGCATCACCGTCTATCCGCAGGTGGCCGGCTACGTGCAGCGCATCGCGGTGAAGCCGGGCCAGGAGGTGAAGCAGGGCCAGGTGTTGCTGGAGGTGGACCCGAAGCGCGAGCGCGCGGGCGTACAGAGTGCCCAGGCCCAGCGCTCCTCGGCCCTGGCCCAGCGGGAGTTCGCGCGCAGCAGCCGGCAACGCGCCGAGCAACTGCTGCGCGAGGGGCTCATGAGCCGGCAGGACTATGAGCAGGCGGTGGCCCAGGCGGCGGCGGCCGAGGCCAGCGCGCGTTCGGCGGAGGCCCAGCTGCAGGCCCAGCAGGTGGAGCTCGGCTACTACCGGGTGGAGGCGCCCTTCGCCGGCGTGGTGGGCGACATCCCCGTGAAGATGGGTGACTACGTCACGTCCCAGACGGCGCTGACGAACGTGGACCAGAGCCGGGCGCTGGAGATCTCCGTGGCGGTACCGCCCGAGCGCGCCTCGGAGGTGGAGACGGGCAGCACGCGGGTGGAGGTGCTCGACAGCGAGGGCCAGCCGGTGGTGAGCGCCCCCGTCTTCTTCGTGGCGCCCACGCCGGATCCACGCACGCAGCTGGTGGAGCTGAAGGCCGCCTTCGACAACACGCAGGGGCTGCGCGCGGGCCAGGTGGTGCACACCCAGGTGGTGTACGCCACGCGCGAGGCGCTGCGGCTGCCCACCTTCGCGGTGACGCAGCAGAGCAGCCAGTTCTTCGCCATGGTGGCGGTGCAGGGCGACGGTGGGCCCATGGTGGCGCAGCGGCGGCCGGTGAAGCTGGGCGGGATCCAGGGCAACTACTACGAGCTGCTGGAGGGCCTGGAGCCGGGGGCACAGGTCATCGTCGGTTCGCTCCAGCAGCTTCGGGATGGGCAGCCCATCCAGCCCAAACCGGCGAAGCAGCTGCCGGGCGAGGGCCCTGGCGTGGGCGGTGGCGCGGACGCGGGCACGGGTGGCTCTGGGGACGCGGGCACGGCACCGAGCCCGGACGGGGGGAAGTGA
- a CDS encoding TolC family protein, which translates to MTALLLTALLWHAGLPAGALLAQTGPGAAPPQQPPAAVSPPFQPEVSDPLLEPVPPAPVLVGSWDEALALLRQQSTDLRVALARVESAAGQRRVALAGLLPTLGGSAGVQYNVLDPATPFVGGGLGGGIGTGGGDGPRPTSPLGTATVTASVPLLDWSAFQSLRSASSSRRAAELSLEETRRQLTGELARALARVASSERISEVNRVNLRSALERLALAQRRLELGAGTQLDVIRLRQDAESARSSVVSGDNSLLQARDALALILGQEKPVGLTRGVSLEELLNHGQRRCQGLQALEERPDLAAARAQLEAAGHDVSAARAQYLPTLEAQSTVLGFTVDPGFARVPVWNIGAVLTLPFYEGGARGGRVRQARAQEETARQEVVSRQRGASVEVRQTRREVGVAGAELEIATRARELAAENDRLTRRAFEVGTGTSQDLVVSAAALRQAELNLVVSEFQLFQARIEAFLAEAACDW; encoded by the coding sequence ATGACCGCCCTCCTGCTCACAGCCCTGCTCTGGCACGCCGGCCTTCCCGCGGGTGCCCTGCTGGCCCAGACGGGACCGGGGGCCGCTCCGCCACAGCAGCCGCCCGCCGCCGTGTCTCCGCCCTTTCAACCCGAGGTCTCGGATCCGCTGCTCGAGCCCGTGCCTCCGGCTCCGGTGCTGGTGGGCTCCTGGGACGAGGCGCTCGCGCTGTTGCGCCAGCAATCCACGGACCTGCGCGTCGCGCTGGCGCGGGTGGAGTCCGCCGCGGGACAACGGCGCGTGGCCCTCGCCGGACTGCTGCCCACCCTCGGGGGCTCGGCCGGTGTCCAATACAACGTGCTCGACCCCGCGACCCCCTTCGTCGGGGGCGGCCTTGGCGGAGGAATCGGCACGGGGGGTGGTGACGGCCCGCGGCCCACCTCGCCCCTGGGCACCGCCACGGTGACGGCCTCCGTGCCCCTGCTCGACTGGAGCGCCTTCCAATCCCTGCGCTCGGCCAGCTCCTCCCGCCGCGCCGCCGAGCTGTCGCTGGAGGAGACGCGGCGCCAGCTCACCGGCGAGCTCGCCCGGGCACTGGCGCGGGTGGCCTCCTCCGAGCGGATTTCCGAGGTGAACCGCGTCAACCTGCGCTCCGCCCTGGAGCGGCTGGCGCTGGCCCAGCGGCGGCTGGAGCTGGGCGCGGGCACCCAGCTGGACGTCATCCGCCTGCGGCAGGACGCGGAGTCGGCGCGCTCCTCCGTGGTGTCCGGGGACAACTCGCTGCTGCAGGCGCGGGATGCCCTGGCGCTGATACTCGGACAGGAGAAGCCTGTGGGGCTGACGCGCGGCGTGTCCCTGGAGGAGTTGCTCAATCACGGCCAGCGGCGATGCCAGGGCCTCCAGGCGTTGGAGGAGCGGCCGGACCTGGCGGCGGCGCGCGCGCAGCTGGAGGCGGCCGGGCACGACGTGTCGGCGGCCCGGGCGCAGTACCTGCCCACGCTGGAGGCCCAGAGCACGGTGTTGGGCTTCACGGTGGACCCGGGCTTCGCGCGGGTGCCCGTGTGGAACATCGGCGCGGTGCTCACCCTGCCCTTCTATGAAGGAGGCGCGCGCGGAGGCCGCGTGCGGCAGGCGCGAGCCCAGGAGGAGACGGCGCGCCAGGAGGTGGTGTCGAGGCAGCGCGGGGCCTCGGTCGAGGTGAGGCAGACGCGGCGCGAGGTGGGCGTGGCGGGGGCGGAACTGGAGATCGCCACGCGGGCGCGGGAGCTGGCGGCGGAGAACGACCGGCTCACCCGCCGGGCCTTCGAGGTGGGCACCGGGACGAGTCAGGACCTGGTGGTGTCCGCGGCGGCGCTGCGGCAGGCGGAGCTGAACCTGGTGGTGAGCGAGTTCCAGTTGTTCCAGGCGCGAATCGAGGCGTTCCTGGCGGAGGCGGCATGCGACTGGTGA
- a CDS encoding M15 family metallopeptidase encodes MPFPPLRWSLFLALVCLLVPGLAPGAQAKRKRAKTAAPKHLVALPGGESLRRDAAASFQRMATSARAEGIWLWVTSGYRTRREQRLLYERYRKGLGPKAARPGQSNHQRGLAVDVVVGDEESPTYQWLAANACRHGFRRTVPSEPWHWEYRPRTTRAPAPGTDCTGQPQPSEEPPRTASKDLS; translated from the coding sequence ATGCCGTTCCCGCCGCTCCGCTGGAGCCTTTTCCTCGCCCTCGTGTGCCTGCTCGTTCCCGGTCTCGCGCCCGGCGCGCAAGCGAAACGCAAGCGGGCGAAGACGGCCGCGCCCAAGCACCTCGTCGCCCTGCCCGGGGGCGAGTCGCTGCGCCGTGACGCCGCGGCCTCCTTCCAGCGCATGGCCACCTCGGCCCGCGCGGAGGGCATCTGGCTGTGGGTGACGAGCGGCTACCGCACCCGCAGGGAGCAGCGCCTGCTCTACGAGCGCTACCGCAAGGGCCTGGGCCCCAAGGCCGCGCGCCCCGGCCAATCCAACCACCAGCGGGGCCTCGCGGTGGACGTGGTCGTCGGCGACGAGGAGTCCCCCACGTACCAGTGGCTCGCGGCCAACGCGTGCCGCCATGGCTTCCGGCGCACGGTGCCCTCGGAGCCGTGGCACTGGGAGTACCGGCCCCGCACCACCCGCGCCCCCGCCCCGGGCACCGACTGCACCGGCCAGCCCCAGCCCTCCGAGGAGCCGCCGCGCACGGCCTCCAAGGACCTCAGCTGA
- a CDS encoding cytochrome P450, with protein sequence MTGRPNLMTPELKANPFPLYAELRRNAPVSQVDPGGMWAVTRYDDAMAVLKNPRTFSSAGFGLATNPPWLGGNPVSQSMGALDPPQHGRLRTLVNRAFTPTAVARMEPRVRDFVARVATALPLGRPVDMVPAFALPVPAYVLGELLGLDPSLHSQLKRWADQLTSVTAIRAEETERQEPVRQAVAEVRRYFSEVVELRRQRPGEDLVSDLLRARVDGEALTQDELLAFMFLLLLGGLETTVHLMGLCVLALMEHPEVMERLRADRSLVPNFVEEVLRTGAPGHGLLRLTTEEVELGGVRLPKGARVVVLLGSVCRDESQFKDGERFDLDRPGSQLPFGHGPHYCIGAALARLEAKLATEALLERCGGISPGEGPVVWHRSMVVRGPSSIPAVLHPA encoded by the coding sequence GTGACAGGCCGTCCCAACCTGATGACGCCGGAGCTGAAGGCCAACCCCTTTCCCCTGTACGCGGAGCTGCGGCGCAACGCGCCCGTGAGCCAGGTGGACCCGGGCGGCATGTGGGCCGTCACGCGCTACGACGACGCAATGGCCGTGCTGAAGAATCCGAGGACCTTCTCCTCGGCGGGCTTCGGACTGGCGACGAACCCTCCGTGGCTCGGGGGCAACCCCGTCTCCCAGTCGATGGGCGCCCTGGATCCGCCGCAGCACGGGCGGCTGCGGACGCTCGTCAACCGGGCCTTCACCCCCACGGCCGTGGCCCGCATGGAGCCGCGCGTGCGGGACTTCGTCGCACGGGTGGCCACCGCGCTGCCCCTGGGACGTCCGGTGGACATGGTCCCGGCGTTCGCCCTGCCCGTGCCGGCCTACGTGCTGGGAGAGCTGCTGGGCCTGGATCCCTCGCTGCACTCGCAGCTCAAGCGGTGGGCGGACCAGCTCACCAGCGTCACGGCCATCCGCGCCGAGGAGACCGAGCGGCAGGAGCCGGTGCGTCAGGCCGTGGCGGAGGTGCGGCGCTACTTCAGCGAGGTGGTGGAGCTGCGCCGGCAGCGGCCCGGTGAGGACCTGGTGAGCGATCTGCTCCGGGCGCGGGTGGACGGCGAGGCCCTCACGCAGGACGAGCTGCTGGCCTTCATGTTCCTGCTGCTGCTGGGCGGGCTGGAGACGACGGTGCACCTGATGGGGCTGTGCGTCCTGGCGCTGATGGAGCACCCCGAGGTGATGGAGCGGCTGCGCGCGGATCGCTCGCTCGTGCCGAACTTCGTCGAGGAGGTGCTGCGCACGGGGGCACCGGGCCACGGGCTGCTGCGGCTCACCACGGAAGAGGTGGAACTGGGCGGCGTGCGCCTGCCCAAGGGGGCGCGGGTGGTGGTGCTGCTGGGCTCGGTCTGCCGGGACGAGTCGCAGTTCAAGGACGGTGAGCGCTTCGACCTCGACCGGCCCGGCTCGCAGCTGCCCTTCGGCCATGGTCCGCACTACTGCATTGGCGCGGCGCTGGCGCGGCTGGAGGCGAAGCTGGCCACGGAGGCGCTGCTGGAGCGGTGCGGCGGGATATCGCCGGGAGAGGGGCCGGTGGTGTGGCACCGCTCGATGGTGGTGCGCGGGCCCTCGTCGATTCCCGCGGTGCTGCACCCGGCGTGA
- a CDS encoding MDR family MFS transporter: protein MKHLLGRLRAEVRATAGGLPGTYWYLWTGTLVNRLGSFVVPFLALYLTRERGFRVEEAGMVVSLHGVGGVLAGLVGGTLADRVGRRKTLLSGLWLGAAAMLSMGFAQETWHICVSAFLLGLLGELYRPAVSAAISDVVKPEDRARAFGLLYWVINVGFAIALPLAGLASRFGFLVLFVADACTTFLYGLLVWWKVPETRPEQAAPGAGSSRRLPSLAPFRDEVFLAFALSIVLTSIIFSQGNVTLPMDLTAKGMSPAMFGTVLGVNGVLIVLLQPFVGRVLGQVRRATALAWASALTGLGFGLHALGANPGVAAFAVAVWTLGEIAQAPAASAVVADLAPTEQRGTYQGAYYMLWALSASIAPTLGAWVLGHFGSHALWGGCLVVGLFAAGWHLAIADARRRRMAALRLTRTDVSAALD, encoded by the coding sequence ATGAAGCACCTGTTGGGGCGATTGAGGGCGGAAGTCCGGGCGACGGCGGGAGGACTGCCGGGCACGTACTGGTACCTGTGGACGGGAACGCTGGTGAACCGGCTGGGCTCCTTCGTGGTGCCCTTCCTGGCGCTGTACCTCACGCGCGAGCGCGGCTTCCGGGTGGAGGAGGCCGGCATGGTGGTGTCCCTCCACGGCGTGGGCGGCGTGCTGGCGGGGCTCGTCGGGGGGACGCTGGCGGACCGGGTGGGCCGGCGCAAGACGCTGCTCTCGGGGCTGTGGCTGGGCGCGGCGGCGATGCTGTCCATGGGCTTCGCCCAGGAGACGTGGCACATCTGCGTGTCGGCCTTCCTGCTGGGCCTGCTGGGCGAGCTGTACCGGCCCGCGGTGTCGGCGGCGATCTCCGACGTGGTGAAGCCCGAGGACCGCGCACGCGCCTTCGGCTTGCTGTACTGGGTGATCAACGTGGGCTTCGCCATCGCCCTGCCCCTGGCGGGCCTGGCCTCGCGCTTCGGCTTCCTCGTGCTCTTCGTGGCGGACGCCTGCACCACGTTCCTCTACGGGCTGCTCGTCTGGTGGAAGGTGCCGGAGACGCGCCCCGAGCAGGCGGCCCCGGGAGCCGGGTCCTCCCGCCGGCTGCCCTCGCTGGCGCCCTTCCGGGACGAGGTGTTCCTCGCCTTCGCCCTGTCCATCGTCCTCACCTCCATCATCTTCTCCCAGGGCAACGTGACGCTGCCGATGGACCTGACCGCGAAGGGCATGTCGCCCGCGATGTTCGGCACGGTGCTGGGAGTGAATGGTGTGCTCATCGTGCTGCTGCAGCCCTTCGTCGGCCGGGTGCTGGGGCAGGTGCGGCGCGCGACGGCGCTGGCCTGGGCCTCGGCACTGACGGGGCTGGGCTTCGGGCTGCACGCGCTCGGCGCGAACCCGGGGGTGGCGGCGTTCGCGGTGGCGGTGTGGACGCTGGGGGAGATCGCCCAGGCGCCCGCGGCCTCGGCCGTGGTGGCGGACCTGGCGCCCACCGAGCAGCGCGGCACCTACCAGGGCGCCTACTACATGCTGTGGGCCCTGTCGGCCAGCATCGCCCCCACGCTCGGCGCGTGGGTGCTGGGGCACTTCGGCTCCCATGCCCTGTGGGGTGGCTGCCTCGTCGTGGGCCTGTTCGCCGCCGGCTGGCACCTGGCCATCGCCGATGCCCGCCGCCGCCGCATGGCCGCCCTGCGCCTCACCCGCACCGACGTGAGCGCCGCGCTGGACTGA
- a CDS encoding VOC family protein, with protein sequence MNRPYKPDGYPSVSAYVMVDGAQRVIDFLKKTFDATELRRFDGPEGKISHVEVRIEDSVVMLSDGGGSFPAFPAWLHVYVPDVDATYRRALAAGGVSVQEPQQKQDDPDRRGGVKDPSGNTWWISTQVG encoded by the coding sequence GTGAACCGACCCTACAAGCCGGACGGCTACCCGAGTGTCTCGGCCTACGTGATGGTGGATGGTGCCCAGCGGGTGATCGACTTCTTGAAGAAGACCTTCGACGCCACGGAGCTGCGCCGCTTCGACGGGCCGGAGGGGAAGATCAGCCACGTCGAGGTCCGGATTGAGGACTCGGTGGTCATGCTCTCCGATGGCGGAGGCTCCTTCCCGGCGTTTCCCGCCTGGCTCCACGTCTATGTCCCGGATGTGGATGCGACGTACCGGCGCGCGCTCGCGGCGGGCGGAGTCTCCGTGCAGGAGCCGCAGCAGAAGCAAGACGATCCGGACCGCCGGGGTGGCGTGAAGGATCCCTCGGGCAACACGTGGTGGATCTCCACCCAGGTGGGCTGA
- a CDS encoding 2OG-Fe(II) oxygenase, which translates to MRFQPPWGGAFRLQTYFHRKLDALPPADIEAMRSSILGSSLLGETNLTPQFSGTYGFSVTFQREGLSEVTGRFPAFAPFLEAALLPVCNAFLLNPLLIQNGRGVEAHLDKSMMYYGDKIGCPVAVSVLYIQVPEQLAGGELRLYHRGERVAALAPRRNALVTFRGDMAHEVMAVEAGAPELSAARISLVVEQYRLPEELLARVPRMELRTREGAVS; encoded by the coding sequence ATGCGCTTCCAACCGCCCTGGGGCGGGGCCTTCCGCCTCCAGACCTACTTCCACCGCAAGCTCGATGCGCTGCCCCCCGCTGACATCGAGGCCATGCGCTCGTCCATCCTGGGCTCCTCGCTGCTCGGGGAGACCAACCTGACGCCCCAGTTCTCGGGCACCTATGGCTTCTCGGTGACGTTCCAGCGCGAGGGCCTCTCCGAGGTGACGGGCCGCTTCCCGGCCTTCGCTCCGTTCCTCGAGGCCGCGCTGCTGCCGGTCTGCAACGCGTTCCTGCTCAATCCGCTGTTGATCCAGAACGGGCGCGGGGTGGAGGCCCACCTGGACAAGAGCATGATGTACTACGGGGACAAGATCGGCTGTCCGGTCGCCGTGAGCGTGCTCTACATCCAGGTGCCCGAGCAGCTCGCGGGAGGAGAACTGCGGCTGTATCACCGGGGCGAGCGGGTGGCGGCGCTGGCACCCAGGCGCAACGCGTTGGTGACGTTCCGGGGAGACATGGCGCACGAGGTGATGGCGGTCGAGGCGGGAGCCCCGGAGCTCTCGGCGGCGCGCATCAGCCTGGTGGTCGAGCAATACCGTCTGCCGGAGGAGCTGCTCGCGCGGGTGCCTCGGATGGAGCTGCGGACCCGCGAGGGAGCGGTGTCATGA
- a CDS encoding SRPBCC family protein, whose amino-acid sequence MSELSMEWWVAQSPERVFAAIEDPFQMRRWYGAVPGGQRLGEEGAAESGEPFRVNVLDAKGVLRSQTGRILKVFPGRGFLMELAWDGGELGSETTRLSFGLEPSGEGTRIEVRQGPFSSPELVEAYRAYWEANVGRLLRVASGEAVPCFEEFWEESGGYVEPLGLAAYTVLAGMKAAGVPPETLAQLEETLYTHLARVPEETAGVLGAVLRERLRGTLPGGG is encoded by the coding sequence ATGAGCGAGCTGTCCATGGAGTGGTGGGTGGCCCAGAGTCCGGAGCGGGTCTTCGCGGCCATCGAGGACCCCTTCCAGATGCGGCGCTGGTACGGGGCGGTTCCGGGTGGCCAACGTCTTGGGGAGGAGGGAGCCGCGGAATCAGGCGAGCCGTTCCGGGTGAACGTGCTCGATGCGAAGGGTGTCCTGCGGTCGCAGACGGGCCGCATCCTCAAGGTGTTTCCGGGCAGGGGCTTCTTGATGGAGCTGGCCTGGGATGGCGGGGAGCTCGGCAGCGAGACGACACGCCTCTCCTTTGGGCTCGAGCCCTCTGGGGAGGGGACGCGCATCGAGGTTCGCCAGGGTCCGTTCTCGAGCCCCGAGCTCGTGGAGGCGTACCGGGCGTACTGGGAGGCCAACGTGGGGCGCCTGCTCCGCGTCGCCTCGGGCGAGGCGGTGCCCTGCTTCGAGGAGTTCTGGGAGGAGTCGGGGGGCTACGTCGAGCCGCTCGGCCTGGCGGCCTATACGGTGCTCGCCGGCATGAAGGCGGCCGGAGTGCCGCCGGAGACGCTCGCGCAACTGGAGGAGACGCTCTACACGCACCTGGCGCGCGTGCCCGAGGAGACGGCGGGAGTGCTCGGCGCGGTGCTTCGTGAGCGTCTGCGGGGCACGCTTCCGGGTGGAGGCTGA